A genomic segment from Centroberyx gerrardi isolate f3 chromosome 22, fCenGer3.hap1.cur.20231027, whole genome shotgun sequence encodes:
- the LOC139915694 gene encoding E3 ubiquitin-protein ligase RNF152-like isoform X2 encodes METLSQDSILECQICFNYYSPRRRPKLLDCRHTCCSVCLTQMRSSQKEIRCPWCRGVTKLPAGLSVSQLPDDPDIITVIAIPHASEHTPVFIRLPSNGCYMLPLPVAKERALGLPGELGCRVGLEGVGVGLDGGDGERRGAGGPVGGGGKGSTWSGVCTVILVACVLLFLLGIVLHNMSCISKRFTVISCG; translated from the exons ATGGAGACTCTTTCCCAAGATTCCATTCTGGAGTGCCAGATCTGCTTTAATTACTACAGCCCGCGGCGACGGCCCAAGCTGCTGGACTGCCGGCACACATGCTGCTCGGTGTGTCTGACCCAGATGCGCAGCAGCCAGAAGGAGATCCGCTGTCCCTGGTGCCGCGGCGTCACCAAGCTCCCGGCGGGCCTGTCCGTCTCCCAGCTCCCGGACGACCCCGACATCATCACCGTCATCGCCATCCCGCACGCCTCCGAGCACACGCCCGTCTTCATCCGCCTGCCCAGCAACGGCTGCTACATGCTGCCGCTGCCCGTGGCCAAGGAGCGGGCGCTGGGCCTGCCGGGGGAGCTGGGCTGCCG GGTGGGCCTGGAGGGCGTCGGGGTCGGGCTGGACGGGGGGGACGGCGAGAGGAGAGGCGCGGGGGGGccggtggggggcggggggaagGGCTCCACGTGGTCCGGCGTGTGCACGGTGATCCTGGTGGCGTGCgtgctgctcttcctcctggGCATCGTGCTGCACAACATGTCCTGCATCTCCAAACGCTTCACCGTCATCTCCTGTggctga
- the LOC139915694 gene encoding E3 ubiquitin-protein ligase RNF152-like isoform X1: protein METLSQDSILECQICFNYYSPRRRPKLLDCRHTCCSVCLTQMRSSQKEIRCPWCRGVTKLPAGLSVSQLPDDPDIITVIAIPHASEHTPVFIRLPSNGCYMLPLPVAKERALGLPGELGCRFLPGGQQKGVAVVTVPEQRPLGLGVVGLEGVGVGLDGGDGERRGAGGPVGGGGKGSTWSGVCTVILVACVLLFLLGIVLHNMSCISKRFTVISCG, encoded by the coding sequence ATGGAGACTCTTTCCCAAGATTCCATTCTGGAGTGCCAGATCTGCTTTAATTACTACAGCCCGCGGCGACGGCCCAAGCTGCTGGACTGCCGGCACACATGCTGCTCGGTGTGTCTGACCCAGATGCGCAGCAGCCAGAAGGAGATCCGCTGTCCCTGGTGCCGCGGCGTCACCAAGCTCCCGGCGGGCCTGTCCGTCTCCCAGCTCCCGGACGACCCCGACATCATCACCGTCATCGCCATCCCGCACGCCTCCGAGCACACGCCCGTCTTCATCCGCCTGCCCAGCAACGGCTGCTACATGCTGCCGCTGCCCGTGGCCAAGGAGCGGGCGCTGGGCCTGCCGGGGGAGCTGGGCTGCCGCTTCCTGCCCGGCGGCCAGCAGAAGGGCGTGGCGGTGGTGACGGTGCCCGAGCAGCGGCCCCTGGGCCTGGGCGTGGTGGGCCTGGAGGGCGTCGGGGTCGGGCTGGACGGGGGGGACGGCGAGAGGAGAGGCGCGGGGGGGccggtggggggcggggggaagGGCTCCACGTGGTCCGGCGTGTGCACGGTGATCCTGGTGGCGTGCgtgctgctcttcctcctggGCATCGTGCTGCACAACATGTCCTGCATCTCCAAACGCTTCACCGTCATCTCCTGTggctga